Proteins encoded within one genomic window of Ammonifex degensii KC4:
- a CDS encoding DUF4760 domain-containing protein: MSDWFTAAATLFTAIATLLCWLVQRSVSRAEARRIVLDIYERFFTREECRRILREIARQRETGKYHKFWVDLKDSPLPGELDDADLDEYLGYFELLGALVRRRTVFFEDVNDLFGYYVEAAWEHPSIREYVEEIRRESGDPTAYEHFQYLAGRVAARTEADVRRGEGGRVRHFVYGAVAFAAAAAVAGWLVGWGVGRVIQTVLNSSPELLPQGAAAASAGLGLITQVFILTFLWHREREAGFAIYVSRTKSEKASRHTAIR; the protein is encoded by the coding sequence GTGAGTGACTGGTTCACTGCAGCTGCGACGCTCTTCACCGCAATAGCAACTCTACTGTGCTGGCTTGTGCAGAGGAGCGTCAGCAGGGCGGAAGCGCGGAGAATCGTCCTGGACATATACGAGAGGTTTTTCACCAGAGAAGAGTGCCGCAGAATTCTCCGAGAAATCGCGAGACAAAGGGAAACAGGGAAATACCACAAATTCTGGGTGGACCTTAAGGACTCCCCGCTCCCGGGAGAGTTGGATGACGCGGATCTGGACGAGTACCTGGGGTACTTCGAATTGCTGGGGGCGCTGGTTCGCCGCAGAACGGTGTTTTTCGAGGATGTGAACGACCTCTTCGGTTACTATGTCGAGGCCGCATGGGAGCACCCCAGCATAAGGGAGTACGTCGAAGAGATACGTCGAGAGTCTGGTGATCCCACCGCGTACGAGCACTTTCAGTATCTGGCCGGGCGGGTCGCGGCCCGCACGGAGGCGGATGTTCGGAGGGGTGAGGGAGGTCGGGTGCGGCACTTCGTGTACGGGGCGGTCGCCTTTGCTGCTGCGGCGGCCGTTGCGGGATGGCTGGTCGGCTGGGGAGTAGGGCGAGTAATACAGACGGTTCTTAACTCCTCGCCGGAACTCCTGCCTCAGGGCGCTGCGGCGGCAAGTGCAGGCCTGGGACTTATCACCCAGGTATTTATCCTCACCTTTCTCTGGCATAGGGAAAGAGAGGCAGGCTTCGCTATATACGTGAGCAGAACCAAGTCAGAAAAGGCCTCTCGGCACACGGCGATCAGGTAG
- a CDS encoding DUF4268 domain-containing protein produces the protein MFKIGDSLPAPNFNVVVQPSGWVKQQQAPRPSPRQEAYRQFFTGVLEKLRERFPGLTAARKGLPQSWLSIGAGRTGFNFAVAFARDGKLRVELCIDLGSLEHNKEAFDLLYAQREEIEKEVGQALSWEELPRARRIAVYTDGTVEEPPERLNQLQDWAVEMLGRFARVFRDRIAALPKGLGTRE, from the coding sequence GTGTTCAAGATCGGCGACTCGCTGCCCGCGCCCAACTTCAACGTGGTAGTGCAGCCAAGCGGCTGGGTGAAGCAGCAGCAGGCACCAAGGCCTTCTCCCAGGCAAGAAGCCTACCGGCAGTTTTTCACCGGTGTCCTGGAGAAGCTTAGAGAAAGGTTTCCCGGACTTACCGCGGCCAGAAAAGGGTTGCCGCAGAGTTGGTTGAGCATAGGGGCCGGGCGGACGGGCTTTAACTTTGCGGTAGCTTTTGCGCGGGATGGGAAGCTCAGAGTCGAGCTCTGCATCGACCTGGGGTCTCTTGAGCATAACAAAGAAGCGTTTGACCTTTTGTATGCCCAGCGAGAGGAGATAGAAAAGGAGGTGGGGCAGGCGTTATCCTGGGAGGAGTTGCCGCGGGCGCGACGGATAGCGGTTTACACCGACGGGACCGTCGAGGAGCCACCAGAACGCTTAAACCAACTGCAGGATTGGGCGGTCGAAATGCTGGGTAGGTTCGCCAGGGTCTTCCGGGATCGCATCGCAGCCCTACCAAAAGGACTGGGAACTCGAGAATAG
- a CDS encoding zinc ribbon domain-containing protein translates to MGGLKSGLKDSLGASVPVERFEPTGQECYACGKRHGLSLSDRTIRCGCGWSCDRDLNAALVVLRKGLGLGPDQAVGSGPCPNSSPRRGKPLRRYWGATPTFA, encoded by the coding sequence ATGGGCGGACTGAAGTCGGGGTTGAAGGACAGCCTCGGGGCGTCCGTCCCCGTGGAGAGGTTCGAGCCTACCGGCCAGGAGTGCTACGCCTGCGGGAAGAGGCACGGACTTTCCCTTTCGGACAGAACCATCAGGTGTGGCTGTGGCTGGAGTTGTGACAGGGACCTCAACGCCGCCCTGGTCGTCTTGAGGAAAGGGCTTGGCCTGGGCCCTGATCAGGCCGTAGGGTCAGGCCCCTGCCCGAACTCAAGCCCCCGGAGAGGAAAGCCGCTGCGCAGATACTGGGGAGCAACCCCTACATTCGCATAA
- a CDS encoding DUF3368 domain-containing protein: protein MLLLGADQIYVPVAVLAEIRQKPDPALGPIQAMLGTWLAECSLTNPEFLKLLPDLGAGEREVIVQALERKVTSVVLDDLDARRVARRLGLEPIGTVGLLLAAKKRGIIPSLRADLDRLAAMGFWISEQLRAEALKEAGEEEG, encoded by the coding sequence TTGCTGCTGTTGGGTGCGGATCAGATATATGTTCCTGTGGCTGTGCTGGCAGAGATCCGGCAGAAGCCCGACCCGGCGCTTGGGCCGATCCAGGCTATGCTTGGCACCTGGTTAGCAGAATGCTCGCTAACTAACCCGGAGTTCTTGAAGTTATTACCGGACTTAGGGGCGGGTGAACGGGAAGTAATTGTCCAGGCACTCGAACGGAAAGTGACCTCAGTGGTGCTGGACGACCTGGATGCGCGGCGGGTTGCCCGCCGCTTGGGCTTGGAACCGATCGGGACGGTAGGGCTTTTGCTGGCAGCTAAAAAGCGGGGGATCATCCCTTCACTGAGGGCCGACCTCGACCGGCTGGCAGCTATGGGCTTCTGGATTTCGGAGCAGTTGCGGGCGGAGGCTTTGAAGGAGGCAGGCGAGGAAGAAGGATAG
- a CDS encoding UPF0175 family protein, with amino-acid sequence MRIPVPEGLPEALKMSEAEFAAEVRFLLAAKLYELGRVSAGLAAELADLDRLTFLASLARYGAPAINLRDEEVTREIEAARKLGEGRGHGS; translated from the coding sequence ATGCGGATACCGGTACCGGAAGGACTGCCGGAGGCGCTGAAAATGTCGGAGGCCGAGTTTGCTGCCGAGGTGCGGTTTTTGTTGGCGGCCAAACTTTACGAGTTGGGGCGGGTGTCGGCAGGGCTGGCGGCAGAACTTGCGGACCTTGACCGGCTGACCTTTCTTGCTTCCCTGGCCCGGTATGGTGCGCCGGCGATCAACCTCCGCGACGAGGAGGTAACCCGGGAGATAGAGGCGGCGCGGAAGCTGGGGGAAGGACGAGGGCACGGGTCGTAG
- a CDS encoding DUF5615 family PIN-like protein, producing the protein MKFLVDVCAGTGLARWLREMGHDVAEVRDVDSRMADEEVLRWAARERRVVITLDKDFGQMVVASGEVRASIVRLPDVPLSERKQILSVILSRYGADLEKGSIVTVTGDTRGYGRLRECFLGGGRRVYMEAEGW; encoded by the coding sequence GTGAAGTTTCTCGTTGACGTGTGCGCCGGCACCGGGCTGGCTAGGTGGCTCCGGGAGATGGGCCACGACGTGGCGGAAGTGAGGGATGTGGACAGCCGCATGGCAGACGAAGAGGTCCTGCGGTGGGCAGCTAGAGAGCGGCGGGTTGTAATCACGCTGGACAAGGACTTCGGACAGATGGTGGTCGCTTCCGGCGAAGTTAGGGCCAGCATAGTCCGCCTGCCCGACGTTCCTCTGAGCGAAAGGAAGCAGATCCTTAGCGTGATCCTGTCCAGATATGGGGCAGACCTGGAGAAAGGCAGCATTGTCACCGTGACGGGAGACACTCGCGGGTATGGCCGTCTCCGGGAATGTTTCTTGGGCGGTGGAAGAAGGGTATACATGGAAGCAGAAGGGTGGTGA
- a CDS encoding DUF433 domain-containing protein: MAGREGLLRRITVNPAVFQGKPTICGLRIKVENVLALLEQGATVQEILEEYPDLEPDDIRACVAYARCLVANEELSEVRLEATR; this comes from the coding sequence ATGGCCGGCAGGGAAGGACTGCTCCGGCGGATAACAGTCAACCCCGCCGTCTTTCAGGGAAAGCCCACCATCTGCGGGCTGAGGATAAAGGTAGAGAATGTGCTGGCCCTCCTGGAGCAGGGGGCCACCGTGCAGGAGATCCTGGAGGAGTACCCCGACCTTGAACCCGACGACATCAGGGCCTGCGTGGCCTACGCAAGGTGCCTGGTAGCCAACGAAGAACTGAGCGAGGTCCGGCTGGAGGCGACGCGGTGA